A window of Polynucleobacter sp. KF022 genomic DNA:
GATTGCAAGCTATTGGCTTGGCTATAACGATATCGTGCCAGTATTCTTATTGGTGGGGGCTATTTACTGCATTAAAGAGCGCCACCTTGGCTTATCTGGCTTTTTACTGTTTGCTGCCATCTCCGCTAAGCTAAGTATGGTCTTAAGTCTACCTTTCTTTCTAATTTATCTTTTTCACAATCGTGCTTTACGTCAGATCTTTAGTCGCTTTTTCTCTGGAATTGGAGTAGGTTTTTGCCTCTTTTTCTTACCATTTTTATGGTCTAACGCTGGCTTATACATGCTTGCAAGTAACCCTGAGTTAGAAAAAATCTACCAACTTTCAATCAGCCTGGTCCGCAATACCGCAGTATATTTGGTGCCACTATCTTATCTTCTTATGCTTTATGCGGCCTGGAGAGTTAAGCGCATGAATTTTGAACTCTTTAATGCCGTTTTAGGGATAGCATTTTTATTGGTGGTCCTGTTGACACCAGCATCACCGGGCTGGTTTATTTGGATACTGCCGTTACTTGTAGGCTATCAAGTCTCTAGCGATCGAGCTGCGATTTATATCACATCACTTTTTTCAATTCTTTATGCTTTAAGTGCAATACTTTTTACTGATGCACATCAACTTGACTTTATCGTACCTGCACTAGGGATAACCAACCTTTCTTTACTAAACACTCGCCTAGCCTCCTTAACTCATACTGCTCTCGTAGCTACAGGTATTGTTTTAGCAGTGCGCATTTGGCGCGAGACTATCAGTCGAAATGATTTTTTTAGACTGAGTCGCAAGCCTTTTGTGATTGGTATAGCGGGAGATTCGGGTGCCGGCAAAGATACCTTTTCAAATGCTATCAGCAACCTTTTTGGTTCGCATTCTGTTGCTGCTATCTCTGGTGATGACTACCACTTATGGGATCGTCATCAACCTATGTGGCAGGTTATGACACATATTAATCCAATGGCTAACGATCTAGAGAGTTTTGCCAAAAATTTAATTTCGTTGACTGATGGCAGATCTATTCAGGCAAGTCACTATGATCACAATACTGGAAAGATGGGTCGGCCATTCACAGTTCGTAGTAACGACATTATCATTGCCAGTGGATTACATGCCCTATATCAGCCGATTTTACGTGAATGCTATGATTTAAGTATCTATTTAGATATCGATGAAGAGTTACGTACTTATTTCAAAGTGCAGCGCGATGTGAACATGCGTGGCTACACAATAGAGCGTGTTCTCGAGACGTTAGCCAAACGTAAACCAGATTCTGAAAAATTCATCAAACCACAAGCAGCCTATGCAGATCTAGTTTTTAGTTTGCACCCAATTCATTCTACGACTCTGTTGCAGGCAAGTAAGCAAAAACCTCCGCGATTAAAGCTTTTGATTAAATCTCGTCATGGCTTTAATGAGATCTCGCTAAAACGCGTGTTGATAGGTGTTTGTGGATTGCATGTTGATATGAGCACTCATCATGAAACATCCGAGATCGTACTGAGTGTTGAAGGGGAATCAACAGCGGAGGATATCAAATTGGCGGCTGCTCTTATTTGCCCTCGAATCTTCGAATTTTTAGATCTTGAGCCTCAATGGCAAAATGGGGTTCTTGGCCTGATGCAGCTCATCACTCTATCCCATATCAATCAAGCACTTACTAGAAGATTCATATGATTAATATCAATGCCCAAAATCGCTTTACACAACTGCCTAATGCCGTTTTGTTTGATACCGACAATACTCTTTATCCATACGATCCAGCCCATACAGCTGCGCAACAAGCCATCAAGGAAAAAGTAATGAATACTTTTTCTATTAGCGCTAAAGATTTTGATACGGCCTTTAGTGAAGCACGCAAACAAATTAAAGCTCGTCTGGGTCTAACTGCATCGTCACATAGTCGCTTACTTTATTTGCAGCGTATGTTAGAAATTATGGGATTAGGATCACAAGTACTACTGGCGCTTGATTTTGAGCAGACCTATTGGCGCACTTTTTTAGCCAATGCAACTCTTTTTAATGACGTAAAAGAGGTGCTGGATGATCTTCGTCTACTAGGAATTCCTACTGCAATCGTGACTGATCTGACTGCGCAAATACAATTTCGTAAAGTGGTTTATTTTGATTTAGATCGCTATTTCAACTATATAGTGACGAGTGAAGAAGCTGGGTTTGATAAGCCCCATGAAGCCCCTTTTCAAATAGCTTTAGAGAAAATGCAGCCGAAAGGTAGTTGTATTTGGATGATTGGTGATAATCCAATTAATGACATTCAGGGTTCCAAAGAAAAAATTAATGCGGTGACTCTGCAAAAAATACATGATGGTGTTGAGTTAGGTAGGGGTCCTAATACCCCTGATGCTAGCTTTACTGATTTTAAAGATCTACGTCATTTACTAACCAAAATAGCTAGCGCAACTGCTTAAAGATAGACGGACTGTTTATGACAATACTTGAGCGAGATATCAAAAAATTCTGCGCAGCACTTGGTAGGGATCCTCTCCTGGTTCAGGGGGCTGGCGGTAATGTGTCATGGAAAGAGCGCGATATTCTCTGGATAAAGGGATCTGGCACCTGGTTGGCTAACGCCGAACAAGACGACATTTTTGTCCCAGTTAATTTACCTGAGCTATCTTGCGCCTTATTGGTTAAAGATTTTAATGTATGCCCACAGCTGATTTGCGAGCATACTCTGCGACCATCAATTGAGACTACCTTGCATGCCCTGATGCCCCATACTATTGTGATACATCTGCATGCTATACATGCTTTGACTTATCTCGTTCATAAAAATAGTCAAAAAATTATTAGTGAGTTATTTGAAAAAATAACAGATGAGAGGCTCCATATTGCTTTTGTTCAGTATCACAAGCCGGGACCCTATTTAGCGCGAGCGGTACAAGAAGTGCTAATAAACAAGCCGAATGCCAACATCGTCTTTTTAAAAAATCATGGAATTGTCATTGGGGCTGACTCAATCGGTGAAATAAAAAAATTGCTTGATGCATTGTTAGCAATATGCGCCCCAGAAGAGTTTCAGAATAGAGAATTGAGTGAGCAAACATTACCCAATGTTCCGCATGAGTTAAAAGGGGAGTATGAATCTTTTGCAGATATTGAAGTCCAGGCCCTCGCAATTAATTTAGATCTTTACAAAAGATTAGAGACAGATTGGGCGCTCTTTCCTGATCACGTTGTATTTCTTGGCCCTAAAGCATTTACATATTCTTCTTGGAATCATTTTTTGGAATCCCAAGAAGAATGTCGTCAGCCTCCAGAACTGATTTTTATAAAAAAAATTGGAGTTTTTAATAAAAAAAATGGCTTTAGTTTGGCCAAATCAGTTCAATTGCGATGCTATTACGATCTATTGAGTTATATAAAAAACGATGCGAGTTTGAGCCCATTAAATGCTAATGAAGTAGAGGCTTTATTAACTTGGGATGCTGAGAAACTTAGGCAAAAAATGTCAAAGTAGGGGTGAAAGTAGGTTAGATACACAAAAAATATTCAGCGCAAAGTTAAGATTATTTAATTAAAAACTTCATTTACATGATAACCAATCATCTTAATGAGCAATTAAAAAATTATTAATAGATGAATTTGGTATTCAACCACATTAATCAGAGTAGAAAATAAACACCTGATCGCCACAGGATCCGTAGTAACTAAGCTTTACTTTTTTACCCAAAGATTCAAAGTTGTATGGGTTCTGTATATTATTTCTTGAAAACAATATTATCGTTGGTTCATCACTAATCTCAGATCCCCAATGAAGTTTTTCTGTGTGAGTTGGAAATAATTTTTTTGCCCTATAACCAAAATCAAGTTTATTAATAATTACTTTTGATTCAATATTTGGAATGGATTTGTTCAGGCAGACTTCAGTTTCATTTAAACCTCTATAAAATTCAATCGAACTCATTTTCTCTGAAATTTGCCTACTTGTATAAACAATATTTTTATATGAATTAAATCCTACTATCAATATCAATAGAAAAATGAGAACTCTAGTCTTGCCTGAATTGATGGAGCTAATTTTATAATCAGAAAAACAAGCTATCAGCGCTGGAATCAAGGGAAACCAATACCAAACATACATTGTATTTGTTGAAGAAGTTAAGATTATTGAAACAACAAAAAAAGAATAAAAAATAATAATATTAAGTCTATTGTTTTTTTGAAATAAAACAAATGTAAGTATTACTAGTAACAGCGGATTTAAAAACATTTGCGAAAAAGAGCCTAGCATTACATTATCCCAGGCCCAGTTCAAAGAAAATAAATTGGCTTCAATTTTTTCCAAGGAAATTTTATTGAGGA
This region includes:
- a CDS encoding uridine kinase — its product is MKLILSYFNNPLFIAGLMLRLSLIAFVLPAPVGDWYVPFLSSSIGNFSLDPWQGWLAKGGVPIAFPYGYAMWLFLLPLSLFCKAISIPVIYGYGLSLIVADFGLLILLRKLLNTKETMLLAIYWLSPISLIASYWLGYNDIVPVFLLVGAIYCIKERHLGLSGFLLFAAISAKLSMVLSLPFFLIYLFHNRALRQIFSRFFSGIGVGFCLFFLPFLWSNAGLYMLASNPELEKIYQLSISLVRNTAVYLVPLSYLLMLYAAWRVKRMNFELFNAVLGIAFLLVVLLTPASPGWFIWILPLLVGYQVSSDRAAIYITSLFSILYALSAILFTDAHQLDFIVPALGITNLSLLNTRLASLTHTALVATGIVLAVRIWRETISRNDFFRLSRKPFVIGIAGDSGAGKDTFSNAISNLFGSHSVAAISGDDYHLWDRHQPMWQVMTHINPMANDLESFAKNLISLTDGRSIQASHYDHNTGKMGRPFTVRSNDIIIASGLHALYQPILRECYDLSIYLDIDEELRTYFKVQRDVNMRGYTIERVLETLAKRKPDSEKFIKPQAAYADLVFSLHPIHSTTLLQASKQKPPRLKLLIKSRHGFNEISLKRVLIGVCGLHVDMSTHHETSEIVLSVEGESTAEDIKLAAALICPRIFEFLDLEPQWQNGVLGLMQLITLSHINQALTRRFI
- a CDS encoding HAD family hydrolase produces the protein MININAQNRFTQLPNAVLFDTDNTLYPYDPAHTAAQQAIKEKVMNTFSISAKDFDTAFSEARKQIKARLGLTASSHSRLLYLQRMLEIMGLGSQVLLALDFEQTYWRTFLANATLFNDVKEVLDDLRLLGIPTAIVTDLTAQIQFRKVVYFDLDRYFNYIVTSEEAGFDKPHEAPFQIALEKMQPKGSCIWMIGDNPINDIQGSKEKINAVTLQKIHDGVELGRGPNTPDASFTDFKDLRHLLTKIASATA
- a CDS encoding class II aldolase/adducin family protein: MTILERDIKKFCAALGRDPLLVQGAGGNVSWKERDILWIKGSGTWLANAEQDDIFVPVNLPELSCALLVKDFNVCPQLICEHTLRPSIETTLHALMPHTIVIHLHAIHALTYLVHKNSQKIISELFEKITDERLHIAFVQYHKPGPYLARAVQEVLINKPNANIVFLKNHGIVIGADSIGEIKKLLDALLAICAPEEFQNRELSEQTLPNVPHELKGEYESFADIEVQALAINLDLYKRLETDWALFPDHVVFLGPKAFTYSSWNHFLESQEECRQPPELIFIKKIGVFNKKNGFSLAKSVQLRCYYDLLSYIKNDASLSPLNANEVEALLTWDAEKLRQKMSK